In Candidatus Bathyarchaeota archaeon, one genomic interval encodes:
- a CDS encoding YHS domain-containing protein, translating into MSFRDPVCGMVLDENTAKYKISYDGETYHFCSVACKKKFKRHATKFVK; encoded by the coding sequence ATGTCATTTAGAGACCCTGTTTGCGGCATGGTTCTTGATGAGAACACCGCTAAGTACAAGATTTCTTACGATGGCGAGACCTACCATTTCTGCAGTGTTGCTTGCAAGAAAAAATTCAAGCGGCACGCCACAAAATTCGTTAAATAA
- a CDS encoding DEAD/DEAH box helicase — protein MKRICGRRKIEMQIQSFRDLPLNREIQKSIEELGFESLFPIQAQAIIPLVEGKDVIGQAQTGTGKTAAFGVPMVQLLNREVRGVQGLVLAPTRELANQDAENIAKFGKHAKVKVLAVYGGESINKQIHSLSRGVDIVVGTPGRLIDLMERRVLNLGSVSFVVLDEADRMLDMGFIEDIEFILSKTPRNRQTALFSATIDERVMRLSNKYMKSPEKILVSKDEIALTQMKQLYTVVNQGGKLNALCDILRNDGVEKAIVFCRTRRDTSRLQDQLYRKGFRVQALHAGFTQAQRDRAISDFRCGRINLLIATDVAARGLDIEGITHIINYDVPEDAPVYFHRVGRTARKGEEGTAITLVSYGEMSNFNNIKALTKTKIEQIKPCAVEEDSPIQSFF, from the coding sequence ATGAAAAGGATCTGTGGCAGAAGAAAAATAGAAATGCAAATTCAATCATTTAGGGATTTACCACTAAATAGGGAAATCCAGAAAAGTATAGAAGAACTCGGGTTTGAAAGTCTTTTTCCAATTCAAGCTCAAGCAATAATCCCCTTGGTCGAAGGCAAAGATGTTATCGGGCAAGCTCAAACCGGAACTGGCAAGACTGCTGCTTTCGGTGTTCCCATGGTTCAACTTTTGAACCGTGAAGTCCGCGGTGTTCAAGGGCTCGTTTTGGCTCCTACTCGCGAGTTGGCAAACCAAGATGCTGAGAACATAGCTAAATTTGGTAAACACGCAAAAGTGAAGGTTTTGGCTGTTTACGGTGGAGAATCCATCAACAAGCAAATTCACTCACTATCACGCGGAGTCGACATTGTCGTCGGCACACCCGGCAGACTCATTGACTTGATGGAACGCCGTGTGCTAAACTTGGGCTCAGTTAGCTTCGTTGTTTTGGACGAGGCAGACCGCATGCTGGACATGGGCTTTATCGAAGACATCGAATTCATACTCTCGAAAACGCCTAGGAATCGTCAAACTGCTCTGTTTAGTGCAACCATTGATGAGCGAGTCATGCGCCTGTCAAACAAGTACATGAAAAGTCCAGAGAAGATTCTTGTCAGCAAAGACGAGATTGCCTTAACTCAGATGAAGCAGCTCTACACTGTTGTTAATCAAGGTGGCAAACTCAATGCACTGTGCGATATTCTCCGCAATGACGGAGTTGAGAAAGCTATTGTTTTCTGCAGAACACGCCGAGACACAAGCAGACTCCAAGACCAGCTTTACCGTAAAGGTTTCCGTGTGCAAGCGCTCCACGCAGGCTTTACTCAAGCACAAAGAGACAGGGCAATCAGCGATTTTCGCTGTGGCAGAATCAATTTGCTTATAGCAACTGACGTTGCCGCAAGAGGCTTAGACATCGAAGGCATAACTCACATAATCAACTATGACGTACCTGAAGATGCTCCAGTGTATTTCCACCGAGTGGGTAGAACTGCACGCAAAGGCGAAGAAGGCACGGCTATAACGTTGGTTAGTTACGGTGAAATGTCAAACTTTAACAACATTAAAGCGTTGACAAAGACGAAGATTGAGCAGATTAAACCATGCGCTGTTGAGGAAGATTCGCCGATTCAGAGTTTCTTCTAA
- a CDS encoding VCBS repeat-containing protein, producing MNVQCKLLIAAFLALMLLSPFMSILANAENDGFTLEAEQNWDTYGVGGTCVFGTHNIFVADVDGDGAMEILTGGFSYNTVNGTRFASQAPLKVWGWNGQNITLKTSTNWNGNIYCLYAADLDGDGVVEIITAGSFRNQTGNSTTALRIWQMKNGELSLKAHYEGASIASLFVADVDNDGAQEILSVGRLYSEIRNSSQLCLWKYSDSTLSLYKNASLASANVTSANSVYASDLNNDGTQEIIIGGYAGELADSKGQLSLWQWRGQELGLLANQQWQLVEGLTAKTIAGGTQGNTAVYNVKAGDLDGDGKKEVVTGGFAYDGEQVNAQIKVWRWDGDALMEKASQEWATDYLTEVKCVTLNDVDGDGKTDIVVSGITAAEGSFNNPEAAHDRGQLRVWGFDGAALVLKYSTEWSFDDGSCAWNVGSGDVDNDGVVEMITIGCSALGNLCDPDMRIWSLPQTEAFPTYIVYVVAVVLIASGTSVFVLMVYKRRKSKVML from the coding sequence ATGAATGTGCAATGTAAACTCTTAATCGCGGCTTTTCTCGCACTAATGCTTCTTAGCCCTTTCATGTCTATACTTGCAAACGCAGAAAATGACGGCTTCACGCTTGAGGCTGAGCAGAATTGGGACACTTACGGCGTTGGAGGCACCTGTGTTTTTGGCACGCATAACATTTTTGTCGCTGACGTTGACGGTGACGGCGCCATGGAGATACTTACGGGCGGCTTCTCATATAACACTGTCAACGGCACAAGGTTTGCCAGCCAAGCGCCGCTGAAGGTGTGGGGTTGGAATGGGCAAAACATCACTCTTAAAACCAGCACTAACTGGAACGGCAACATCTATTGTCTTTATGCTGCTGACTTGGACGGCGATGGCGTTGTGGAGATAATCACTGCTGGGTCTTTTAGGAATCAAACAGGCAACTCTACAACGGCTCTTAGAATTTGGCAAATGAAAAACGGTGAATTATCCCTAAAAGCGCATTATGAAGGCGCATCGATTGCTTCGCTTTTCGTTGCGGATGTGGATAATGACGGCGCGCAAGAAATCCTATCCGTGGGAAGATTGTACAGCGAAATCCGCAATTCCTCTCAGCTTTGCCTATGGAAATATAGCGATAGCACGTTGTCTCTTTATAAAAACGCAAGTTTGGCTTCGGCTAACGTGACAAGCGCCAATTCAGTCTACGCCTCTGACCTAAACAACGATGGCACCCAAGAAATAATCATAGGAGGCTACGCTGGAGAACTCGCCGACAGCAAAGGGCAACTTAGCCTTTGGCAATGGAGGGGTCAAGAGCTTGGTCTTTTGGCAAATCAGCAGTGGCAGCTTGTCGAAGGCTTAACCGCCAAAACCATCGCTGGAGGCACGCAAGGCAACACTGCGGTGTATAACGTGAAAGCAGGCGATTTGGACGGCGACGGCAAAAAAGAGGTGGTTACGGGCGGATTTGCCTATGACGGCGAGCAGGTTAATGCGCAGATTAAGGTTTGGCGCTGGGATGGGGACGCTCTGATGGAGAAAGCCAGTCAGGAATGGGCAACTGATTACCTTACTGAAGTTAAGTGTGTCACCTTAAACGATGTTGACGGCGACGGCAAAACCGACATTGTTGTAAGCGGGATAACGGCGGCTGAGGGCAGTTTTAACAATCCTGAAGCAGCCCATGACCGTGGTCAACTGCGAGTGTGGGGTTTTGATGGGGCAGCGTTGGTGTTAAAATATAGCACGGAGTGGAGTTTTGATGATGGTTCCTGCGCGTGGAACGTAGGTAGCGGCGACGTGGATAACGATGGCGTAGTAGAGATGATAACCATTGGTTGTTCGGCTCTTGGCAATTTATGTGACCCTGACATGCGCATATGGTCTCTGCCACAAACGGAGGCATTCCCCACGTACATTGTGTATGTTGTTGCCGTTGTCCTGATAGCGAGCGGCACATCAGTGTTCGTTTTGATGGTTTATAAAAGGCGAAAAAGCAAAGTGATGCTTTAG
- a CDS encoding right-handed parallel beta-helix repeat-containing protein, giving the protein MRATKRTILSLSLLTLLVLLLAGAHFTSFSSANFFPDPGPDLPRIYIRASGDVEPATAPIERAGEVYKLTGNIAMHTLVIQRDNIVLDGSGYLMEGNKSWMGLAPSWGDAGNNGIIITGRNNVNITNLNIERFSSGVRISGSSHISIVGNSFDEETAVFDSPMGIVAEASSHVLIENNSFSRIYGPAIACNGTNITIKGNTLTDIMDGIDGSIALQGSSNTITDNFIQTASPSIRLGSAYSSIIARNHITSSISFISASNNQIYQNNLTGIRLIFSSNNTFFGNNMTTNAVDDTVALDQGTTNNTFYANTFPTNCTIRIQDAGNTFWDNGTIGNYWADYNGTDSNGDGIGDSPYIITAVRWDNTVGGDVSFVAGQDNYPLTAPYNENNFRNDAALPHAKPSLTIIAAISIAVIIAAGIGFLIYLKKFYKGGKL; this is encoded by the coding sequence ATGCGGGCTACCAAAAGAACAATCTTGTCACTTTCACTTTTGACCTTGCTAGTACTGCTTTTAGCAGGGGCTCATTTCACAAGTTTTTCATCGGCAAATTTCTTCCCAGACCCCGGTCCAGACTTGCCACGAATCTACATTAGAGCCAGCGGAGATGTCGAGCCAGCCACAGCCCCCATCGAGCGAGCAGGTGAAGTTTACAAGCTTACAGGCAACATAGCCATGCATACGCTTGTGATTCAGCGCGATAATATTGTTCTTGATGGTTCTGGCTACTTGATGGAGGGCAACAAAAGCTGGATGGGGCTCGCTCCAAGCTGGGGCGATGCGGGCAACAACGGCATAATCATCACAGGACGAAACAATGTTAACATTACTAACCTGAACATCGAAAGGTTCAGCTCTGGAGTCAGAATTTCTGGTTCCTCACACATCAGCATAGTCGGCAACAGTTTTGACGAGGAAACCGCAGTTTTTGACAGCCCCATGGGCATAGTAGCTGAAGCCTCCTCGCATGTCCTAATTGAAAACAATAGTTTTAGCCGAATTTATGGTCCAGCTATTGCCTGCAACGGCACAAACATCACAATCAAAGGAAACACTCTAACCGACATAATGGACGGCATTGATGGCAGCATAGCTCTTCAAGGCTCATCAAACACAATAACAGATAACTTCATCCAGACTGCCTCACCGTCAATCAGACTGGGCTCAGCATACTCAAGCATAATCGCAAGAAACCACATCACAAGCAGCATATCCTTCATTAGTGCCTCAAACAACCAAATCTACCAAAACAACCTCACAGGCATACGACTCATCTTTAGTTCAAACAACACCTTTTTCGGCAACAACATGACAACCAACGCGGTGGATGATACTGTAGCGCTTGACCAAGGAACCACAAACAACACCTTTTACGCAAACACTTTCCCAACAAACTGCACTATCCGAATTCAGGATGCAGGAAACACTTTCTGGGACAACGGCACCATAGGCAACTACTGGGCTGACTACAACGGCACAGACAGCAACGGCGACGGCATAGGCGATTCCCCATACATAATAACCGCAGTCAGATGGGACAACACCGTTGGCGGAGACGTGAGCTTTGTTGCTGGACAAGACAACTACCCCCTTACTGCCCCTTACAACGAAAACAATTTTAGAAATGATGCTGCTCTGCCTCACGCTAAGCCTTCTCTGACAATAATTGCCGCTATTTCTATTGCAGTCATTATTGCCGCGGGTATTGGCTTTCTGATCTACCTCAAGAAATTCTATAAGGGTGGCAAACTGTGA
- a CDS encoding right-handed parallel beta-helix repeat-containing protein encodes MKKTVLKLTVISVLIVTVLVVSQFGSSLCNFFPEIPPINTVYIRTDGNIEPSTAPITKENNVYTLKGDLTNTTVKIERDGIILDGAGYSIIGNDILFYAGVDISNRTNTTVKNLVIKQFGTGILMENASRNTLTENKITTYQAFSMIKADNNIIVSNTATNVGYGIVGTGSYNQITDNNFDSNSSDGDYGMGISLESSNNNTLSRNNISRGTGINLARCHNNTISNNTIIGGGTGITLTMSSCNLVFRNIITSVGSTALQFSSECFNNIIFENTFEKNTCAIALCYYSVEEARPENVYNNTLYRNSFVNNVNNVRSAKGTPVNYWDNGKQGNFWSDYTGIDNNNDGKGDTPYIIDENNQDNYPLMAPYSVENDALVLPQAEPFLIIIAAIFVAVAVAVSAGLLLFYRKKKQREAMQT; translated from the coding sequence GTGAAGAAAACAGTTTTAAAACTAACAGTAATTTCAGTATTAATAGTTACAGTCTTAGTTGTCTCCCAATTTGGAAGTAGCCTATGCAACTTTTTTCCTGAAATACCACCCATAAACACTGTTTACATCCGAACCGACGGCAACATCGAGCCTTCCACAGCACCCATAACAAAAGAGAATAACGTTTACACTTTAAAAGGTGACTTAACCAACACCACGGTAAAAATTGAGCGAGACGGCATCATTCTTGATGGAGCAGGCTACTCAATCATTGGGAACGACATCCTGTTTTACGCAGGAGTCGATATATCAAACAGAACCAACACCACAGTCAAAAACCTAGTTATCAAACAGTTCGGCACTGGAATACTGATGGAAAATGCATCAAGGAACACTCTGACAGAAAACAAAATAACCACTTACCAAGCGTTTAGCATGATTAAAGCTGACAACAACATCATAGTGAGCAACACAGCAACAAACGTGGGCTATGGAATCGTTGGAACTGGGTCATACAACCAAATCACGGATAACAATTTTGACAGCAATTCATCGGATGGTGATTATGGCATGGGCATCAGTCTGGAATCAAGCAATAACAACACGTTAAGCCGCAACAATATCAGTCGCGGAACGGGCATTAACTTAGCCAGATGTCACAACAACACCATTTCAAACAACACCATAATAGGCGGTGGCACAGGAATAACCTTGACAATGTCATCATGCAATCTAGTTTTTCGCAACATCATAACAAGTGTGGGCTCCACTGCCCTACAATTCTCATCAGAATGCTTCAACAACATTATTTTTGAGAACACATTCGAAAAAAACACATGCGCCATCGCTCTTTGCTACTACAGTGTAGAAGAAGCGCGCCCTGAAAACGTTTACAATAATACCCTCTATAGAAATTCATTCGTAAACAACGTCAATAATGTTCGGAGTGCAAAAGGAACACCAGTAAATTATTGGGACAATGGAAAACAAGGCAACTTCTGGAGCGACTATACAGGAATAGATAACAACAATGACGGAAAAGGGGATACACCGTATATTATTGACGAGAACAACCAAGATAACTATCCACTTATGGCTCCTTATAGCGTTGAAAATGATGCCCTTGTACTGCCTCAGGCTGAGCCTTTTCTGATTATAATAGCCGCTATTTTTGTTGCAGTCGCTGTTGCCGTGAGTGCTGGCTTGCTTTTGTTCTATCGCAAAAAGAAGCAAAGGGAGGCTATGCAAACGTGA